CTTGTGTTGATGTTTTGGACCTGCAACCTCTCCACGGCTACGACCACGATGCATCGATCTCACCTACCTCGGCAACAACAACAGGACTATCATCACTTGAGAAACTTGTCGGCTTCCGCTCTATTTTAAGCATCCACGTTGCTTACGCAACAACTGTGGGAGAGGGGAAGGGTGTTAGAGATCCGATACAATCCTGCTGTTATGGTAGATTAGATTTGGTTTCCACCTTTATTCCTAGGATTATTTAAAATCAAAGCCACCATGTTCTATATAAACAACCCAATGAGGCTCCATACAAATCATTTAACATTGGCGTTACTCAGTATTCTAATCCACATAAGAGCAACTCTAAGAAACTCTCTATATCTTTCCTCATTATTAGAAATAGAGATTTTGATAGAACAGTACCTTCCAACAGCTTCTCTGAGTGGTTATCCAAATATAGCTATTCTTCGTTCCGCATTTCTCGCTGGATAAAAATAGATAATAAAAATAACTTTTTAGAATGTatataaaatataaaaaaattgtTGGAGAGTGAAAATATATAGAAAATAATTTTTATGTAGAAGATTCTCCAAACAATATTTTGGAGAGTGAAATTTAGAGAGACGGATGGTTTGGCGAGGACCGCACTTCCCTGCGCCCAGTGCGTGTTGACGTGGGAAAAAGAGAAAAACAGCGGCTTGTGCAGCAATACTGTACGTTGGCGTGTGAGACCAGAAGGCATCACGTGGCCCACCTCAGAATATTTGATTTATTCTTTTGCTCAAGAATTTGATGGTAAAATCTAGGCTGCTGGTGCCGGCAACCCACCTGGTAACATTTGATTGGCATATTCAGAATTCCAGATTACTGCACCACCAGAGATAATATCACATAAACCCAATCAGAATTCTGTTTGGAACTGTAAGAGAGCTGTAACAAAAGAAGAACAATTCAGGAAAAAGCACACAGAGCAAACTAGTAATTACAAGGGGCATTTCATCAGAAAGTCCTGCTCTTGTCCAATTTTGAAGCAGATCCGAAACTTTCCAATGGAAACTCCCCAGTACAAAGAAGCCCTCACTAATTTTTGCCATGTCAAGCAGATATTAGACGCTGAAAATCTTCTGTACAGCCTTATCTTGTATATGATCGATAAAGCGGAAGATAGCAACCCTCCAAGGGTTGGACAGAAGCAATGGTCCAGTCCATAACTAGAATCCGAATGTCAGCCCAGCTAATACAGAGAAATACCAGCTTAAAGCTTCAAGCTCTTGGCTCTGGCTACTCATTGCTGATGTAGAATTTGAACCGTGTGAACATGCTGTGTTCAGTGGGAAACCACAGAGCCCAGAGTTGTTGCTATAAATTGATGGTTCGGCAAGTGTTTGGAGTTGAGAACCGGTCGGTATCTCACCTAATAGATGGTTGATGGACGATTTAGTGAAACAAGATACAACAATTGTGAGATGCCTGAAGGAATGGAGCCAGAGAGTTCATTGCAAGATAAGTCAAGGGACTCCAGAAAATTCAAATTACCAATGTCTTTTGGAATACCACCAGAGAGACGATTTCTCGACAGGTTTAGGAACCGGAGACCTTCAAGGTTTGTCAGCTCTGGAGGGATGTCACTAGAGAGATGGTTGCTTGACAAATCAATACCAGTCATAAGTGCAATGCTTCCTTCCAAAATATGGTATTGCCTCTTCCACTTTACTTGAACTTGTAAGTTATATTCTCACACCCGGTTTGGTTTAGAAaaagtaaccgaatgcatcccatatatgcgtcaggatcaagttccgcataTACAGTAGATGTCATAAGCAAATAtctgaaacaatgcattaacgaaatagattataatagtactttattacaagaccgacagtcttaatcttaaacgaataaataaacatcaaTAAATAGCAGcgaacttcaacttcacaggcagatgactgggagacatacgcctagtattcttcgaaatcttcggggaacaccggacaattatcttgttctgagcagcattgtttttaataaagcaagggTGAGTAGGTACtaagcaagtggagtaaattatatgacatgcaaggctatgatcaagaaaaagctgacatggtttgcctgcgataagcatttttagttggtcaagttttaatttagctaagtgtaagtatatacaaCCCTTAAACAAAATATCAGAGGTAAATAATCCACAACATAAGCAAGTACATAAATAATAAGaaacatcgatttagatcatctttaagtttaattattatgtgagtgtccaagccactcttaaccgtgagcacggctgatatatcagttttcactctgcagaggttgtacactttacccacaattcgtgtctcccttgatgcccgggtttgcaagacccttaaacacatccaaggtgagtggcagggattcactacgaggcctttacaaaaattccctaacttgcaacggtccgctaagatttcaggccgcagtggtcataaccctccttAATggggaagacgccttacccaggatcatatctactcctcaagaggaccgagctataccccatcaacgcactcccctcttgccctttcggtaagactatTACAagttaaagtttctaattaattagccaagaccagagccatgtagtattgtagttgcactgttttcctgggtagttctccatgttccaactaattcaataatcttaattatcaccaataaaatattccagaacatgagtaaaccagtgtagcatgattttcaggttatccaatcAAGCTAAATAggagcaactagcgtagctacaacataaatataacaacgcAGGTTTAttcaaggaagttcaaatgaagctaggcatatccttaatttgggatccatcatattctagacacatgcatgcatataaaataaaagtgtatatTTATAATGTTACTAGGACtgaattgtggcagaaccaacctgaattacaccggctcaagtgcgctgatcctttctcggaaggcagtaagtactcaaccgcacttcaaatggtgtaaccccgtggtttgtcgggtaaagtcccaaTAAAACCACCAAACTCatgatcaaaacaaggtacctcgcatgaggcgagtccagagatacaaacaccgacaattttacatcacaggcagaatattacattagtgTTCAAACTTATATGGTAGCAAAatctaactagtacgaatttatataAAACTATTTAAACTTAGAGCATCTGCAGTGGAAAGTAAAATACGATACTACCAGAAGTCGTGGAACgtatattgagctaagcccaagctcaacatcactcggaaggacctgtgttggccggggacggatcccattccacgaaccaactatcggaaagagcatagggccagggcataggcagagtagagtcctcagagggattacctggaacaaaagtcatattttaagactgagtattctaatactcagcaaggcttacccgttttatggtatacttagtcatatagctagactatgaaggcttgtaatggttcggggtatagtttcagctgaaaagcaacaaagagtagatccttaatttcaacttttagcgttcaggttctagttaattatccattctaagtaagcaactatagctactcaagcatggtagaactttttaagcaaacatcatctttgatcattatGAGGTTActctttttactctatgtggcaaagggatcaagcagtctcaatctccgcgagaaacggacaattctgaatcgaatttcaaaaccttgcaaggataaacctaactcacacgcttggaacatccaatgattgttccaaagcaaccgtttgtctttcattccgactcgtggatcagtgccaccacaagcgactgtaggaccatacgcacatccaatgtgcaggacgtacgtctatagcgcgactacatgaccgtactcctgtccgctatgcggaacgtactcccgcacgtcggtgcgtcagaaaaaccaaaatacgagtggtgggggtatgtccactcctcgggccgatcggttaccaggcttaccgcttaccatatttcacggtatgtggctagtactttcaaacgcttaaccaccgctaccacacactgcgaccttatcaaattttcatcaacatagacggggttcTTACCAATATCAtgaatcacaaccccgtccgtcatccttatggtggttacaggaatgtaaacaatgcaactcctataagctcgcgagtgataggaaatcactcaacttctaccggtcctattagctcaGCAGCTAGTCAGACTCAGATTCTAGTATTGAATATATaggttcctagaaatatgcaactAAGATTTCAATACCAGtcctagaaacttaaatgcacaagtaaatatacatagatatataaattgcagtgtaataaaaatagcggtttatgtccggggcttgccttcgctggtggggctggggtcagagatgttagtacTAAAATTTTCCAAACCgaggttcggagcttcagttatatctccgatgatatgcccggggtcttcagaattatccccttctggttccggaatcagttggtagtctccgtcagcgagagttgtcgagtctatatgacaTGCAAACATTACAGTTACGGAAAATGCACATGTTtctatttcatttcacgataaagctgcaatccaataatttaaAGTCAAAGTATCACAAAACAAGGATTTTGAATTCTAAGAATTCTAATCTACTTCTTGTAAATTAAACTtatgataacaagttttatttttaatttgaaatctatAAAGGTTCTGGTCTTAAATTTTGATAAGTGTGTTTAACTCTATTAAATGAgtttactgtaaatttttcataaattcttGAAGGCAGAAATTAaggtatttgaattaagtttaaatttcaaatttaaatccaaacCTTAGGTAAAATAGTGCTCTTAATTGCTTGAAAATTTACTAAGAAATAAGTCATTTATTATCAGAACtatatatggtaaaaagatctaagcaagaAAACATTAGCATCGTACTTGAATAAATTGATTTCTTTTTaaacttgatttgcacaaaatttaaatgagttcaagttaaaGTGTAGTACtgaaggtgaaatttgcacacaagtttacTTATATCCTAAACAGGTtccataccaaaaatcacatgaaatatagttaacatgcaaaagttatatacAAAATatcccttttgctaaactttaaaatagctgtaaaagcatttagtttcaaactaaactctagtaacaaaagttgtagaatttacttcaaggattcaaacaaactggtttgacatttttctgaatttcctacgaatttctacaaatttctaaaggtCACTGATTtggaattgaggggagggactagaatcttgcagccaggccctcaggaagatttaaatcaacgcaattgggtccttggttcATCGGGACAGAGAGATTGAAattcgccggccaaattccggtgacggtggtcgccggcggcgagggggaaccggccagggagGACCAGGGGGCTTGCGCGGGCctagctgggggtgatgtgatggtcggggttgaccggagggggtggaacggcggtgaaccgaggtggcggcgatggagctcaaccacggcgATGGTGTTCCGGCGTGGCGGCACACCGGCGGTGGACCGGAGGTTGGGTAGGAGCTCAAGGGAAGCAAGGCGGTTCGATTAAGTACATTGGTGAGGATTGAGGTGGTCGGGAAGGTAGATCTCCACGACagaccgaggtggcggcggagaggttgACGACGACGGCGGAAGAGAAGatcaccggcgagcgtcgggaaggctaAATTGGAGCTTAAGGAAGTCGATTGAAGGATGGACGAACTTCACAGGAGCACGGCGAAGCTGCAGGGGGTGATGGTGTGGCTTGAGAAGGGGCGGGGCGAGCTGTTCACGGTGAGTAGGACTACGGCGGAGTGGTCCGGCGGGTGTCGAGGGGAGAGGAAGCCGAAGAAGTGAAATACAACTACACAAGTGAGTAGAAGTAGTCGAAAGGGGGCTCCTGGTCATGCTATGGGACTAAGAAGAGGTACGGCGAGcggtagctgctgctggcggccgACGGCGGCGTGGCGACGGCCGGACAGGGCTCGGCAGAGGCAGCGCGACGTGGAGCGCGTGGGAGAAGGCCAGAAGGGAGGAGCTAGAGCAGCAGCCGGCTTGGAGGCGACACGTGGGAGCTACCAGAGTAGAAAATGGCGTCGGCAGAGCTGCAGCGACGGTGAGCTGCGGCAGCGACGGCAACCAGCTGCtagcggctcgggcggcggcgtggcgcgctcggggaaggccagcagaagggaggtgaggcggtgggcgggcttgggggcgacgcgtggggttCAGGGGAGGCAGGTgggggcctcgggcggcgcggcacgacgGCCTGCGGCGACGCTACGgcgcggcagaggggaagcagaggaagaagaagggggaaacgCCAGGGGCTGAATGGTAAGCTTTAAAAACTTCAGGAACCTCATTGTAAAGCTAGgttttctcactgttttatacctcaaatgagaaaatggtcaacataaaagttgtagaacttttcaaaccctatcacttttatttagggttcaacttcaaaaactcaaaggatagagctttatttaaaaactttggactcaattcaaacttttcaaagtttttatccttaggtaggtaaattccatatacttttggactgaattgcaagtttaggtaatgtaatgatgactaacacttttacactttgaccactagtgaaatttaagagttacctttgtaattcaaacattttacacaaaaggactcatatttttgaaataattacacacaagtccttattgtCACACATTCATCAAATTTTCACTCAATCCaatacacacattacacattccttcctagtgttttaaaattttgacacctagggtgtcacatgaagtatgatcaaggaccacttgccttcgttaacgaactgctgctgctcgggaacgtcttcgaAGCTcagctcttgcggaccctcgaaccgcgtatcgtctatcatagtacacaaatttatacaaacaaacaaatataataaataagaaacagtacaccaatcaatataaacagagcaaaataatgtaatatagctactgcatatgtcgtaaggatcgcgtgagcgcaagaatcgatgaaaacagagctaaaacggagaaattagggctaaaacatgattctagggacTTATTTGTAGAAGCTTTGAAACTATAAGGGCTCTGACAGAAGAAActgagggctagatcataattaaaccttagacctaggggttagattgtaaaacagaagggtctaggactgcgggttctatattTGAACAAGTCAGGGGCCTaatcagaagaaaaaggatctattcgtgaatacttttgaactaacatggactgcgggttgatttctagaAAAATTAAGGGCTAAACCATAAAAAAACCACGGGTTAACGGGTAATAGATCTGTTTGACTCGGGTTGGAACTGATATGGACCGTCGGATCCAGATCTAAGGGCGGGAAAGAGGCTGGCGGTGcgggcggggcgccggcggcaaggtcggcgcgacggcgggcggcggagcttcgCCGGAGTTACGCGAAATCACAATTCCGGCCTCGAGTTTGGCTCGGGTTTGGTCCAAGAGATAGCCCACATGACGGGGAACCCAATTAAGGGGTTGCGAAGGGGCGTCGAGGGCCataggcggcggcgcggagcgacGGCGAGTGTGTTGGCGCACGGGGAAAGCGGGGAGAGAGAGTTTAACTGGCCGGGAAGCTTCCTTCCCCACGGCGAAGCTTCTAGGGCTCACGGGCGAtggcggggagcggcggagcgacggcacggcggaCGGCCAaggcacagcggcggcggcggagcgagcTCTCGGGCGGCTAAGGTTTTAGGCGACGGCGGCTGCAGCTTGAGGGGAAAGACCCTAGGGCACAGGCGGTACTTATAGGGCGGCCGCGGGAGTGagttggcgtgcgggcccgaggccgCGCGGCTCGGAACGGCGCGGGGGCAGACCGGACTCGGACTCAGGTCCGAGTCGGGCtcggggaggaggaagacgagcctAACAGACgagccccacctgtcagcgcgagagagggaaagagggagggggtgcACGTGGGCTGGTTGGGCCTGGGCGAGCGGCTGGTGGGCCGTgcgcgggagagagagagatgggccGCAGAGGGACTGGGCCGCACAGGggaggagaaaaagagaaagaaaaaaatggGAAGGGGTGGTGGGCCGGCccaagagagaaagagagagagaaaaaagaatgcaattcaaatatttttgaatttgaatttgaaatttaaattcaaatagcaAACaaccaataaaacaatgcaatgaggCATGAAATGTACAAATCCTATgttttccttatatttctttttatagataACTAAAATACtattaattcacgataaatgctctaaattcaaaagaatttgaattaaACCTTTTGAATTCTAAATAAAACCTAACCAAATTTGTTTAAACTCCTAGTTtgaaaatttagggtgttacatataTGTGTATGAAAGAACATAATGTAAGATAGGATAGCGAACTTTAAGTGGTAGGTCAAACTCTGTTTTTGGCCGCATCATGGATGTAAAATTGGTGAAACTTCTTGGTATGGAACCTACCAAATTGTTGCCACCGAGATCCAGCAGCTGGAGGGAAGAGAGTTGTGATAGCTGCCAAGAAATACTCCCATGGAGCATATTCAATGGTAACCGGAGCACTCTTAGCAAGGGATTGCTGGATGGCTAGACCCTATCCatgaaggaatcataccagaaaaCTTGTTCTCACCAAGATCAAGAATGGTTAGCCTTCTGCATCTCTTGAATACCAATGGGAATTCTCCCATGAGATTGTTGTTTGCCAGCTGTACTGATCTTAGTGACAAATCGGAGTCTGTTGACGTCTTCACAATCCCAGAGAAGGTATTGTTTGAAAAATCCATGAACAGTAGACCCTGCAAGTCCCACAAGCATCTGGGTAGTTCTCCATGAAGTTGGTTGTTTGATAGGTCCAGGATTTCcaaagaagcctgcggacataACGCCATAGGGAATCCTCCTGTGAAGTAATTTTTTGCCAAGGAAATGGCAAGCAATTTCCTGGTGTTGAGGTTTGGTATCATTCCTGACAACTTGTTATTACAAAGGTTGAGGTATTGGAGGCTCTGGAGCGATGAGATTGTTGCTGGCACCTCGTCCTCCAGCTGATTGGAGCTAAGGTCAAGGATTTGCAATTTAGTCAAATTCATGATTCCTTGCGGCATTTTCCCAATGAGATTGTTGCTGAAGAAACCCAGAAATACAAGCCTTGTCATGTTCCCAACCGAATTGGGAATAGGCCCACTCAGGAAATTCAGTGCGAAACAGAAATCGCAAGTTTGTCAGTCTGCCTACCTCCACTGGGATTTGGCCGTATAACCTGTTGTTGTAGAGAAGCAAGGACTGTAGCTTGGTGGCGTTGCTGATCTCCGGTGGGATGCCTCCAGCCAGGGAATTGGTCTGTGCATGGAACGATGTGATCTCTGGGCAATTTGTGAACAAGTCTGGATGGATTTCCCCAGTGAGCTTGTTGTTTGACACGTTGAAACTACGCATCTCCCGCATGTCGGAGAGCCACCGTGGCATCGGCCCGCGCAACCAATTGGATGACAGGTTGAGGTACCTCATCCCTCGCACCATCGCCGGGAGGGTGTTTGGTATCTCGCCGGACAAGCTGTTCCCTGACAGTTCAAGGTACATCAGGCCGGTGACGTTCGCCGGGATGGCGCCGGTGGTGTTGTTGCCGGTGAGGTTGAGCTTGGTGAGCGCCGGGAATGCGGCAAAGTTCAGCGCACCGAGCATGCCATGGAGGCCAGCGCCGGGTAGGCTGATCTCAGTGACATGGCCAGTGGTGTCGCACCTGATGCCGGACCAGGAGCACGTCGGCTTGGCAGGCAACCATGAGAGAAGAGGGGATGATGGCTGGTCACCACCGTTGGCTGGCGATAAGGTAGACTTCCATCTGAGGAGTGGCCGTGGCCGTGCTTCTTGCCCGATCGCACTGGATACGGATGAGCAGATCAGCAGCAGAAACGGGTTGAGTAAGAGACTTGCCTGGGTTCTTGTCGAGGGAGCCATCGCCTGGTTCTGAGAGTGATTTCAATCCGCTCTAAGGATGAACCAAGACACTGAATCTGGTTGTTCTGTAGCATGCTAAACAACAGATTCAATTCAAACCATAGTGGTGAAAGTCAAGG
The Panicum hallii strain FIL2 chromosome 6, PHallii_v3.1, whole genome shotgun sequence genome window above contains:
- the LOC112897911 gene encoding LRR receptor-like serine/threonine-protein kinase GSO1 isoform X2; this encodes MTHQTGSRPFCEQRTKKTQNQAMAPSTRTQASLLLNPFLLLICSSVSSAIGQEARPRPLLRWKSTLSPANGGDQPSSPLLSWLPAKPTCSWSGIRCDTTGHVTEISLPGAGLHGMLGALNFAAFPALTKLNLTGNNTTGAIPANVTGLMYLELSGNSLSGEIPNTLPAMVRGMRYLNLSSNWLRGPMPRWLSDMREMRSFNVSNNKLTGEIHPDLFTNCPEITSFHAQTNSLAGGIPPEISNATKLQSLLLYNNRLYGQIPVEQQSHWENAARNHEFD
- the LOC112897911 gene encoding LRR receptor-like serine/threonine-protein kinase isoform X1; its protein translation is MAPSTRTQASLLLNPFLLLICSSVSSAIGQEARPRPLLRWKSTLSPANGGDQPSSPLLSWLPAKPTCSWSGIRCDTTGHVTEISLPGAGLHGMLGALNFAAFPALTKLNLTGNNTTGAIPANVTGLMYLELSGNSLSGEIPNTLPAMVRGMRYLNLSSNWLRGPMPRWLSDMREMRSFNVSNNKLTGEIHPDLFTNCPEITSFHAQTNSLAGGIPPEISNATKLQSLLLYNNRLYGQIPVEVGRLTNLRFLFRTEFPEWAYSQFGWEHDKACISGFLQQQSHWENAARNHEFD
- the LOC112897911 gene encoding LRR receptor-like serine/threonine-protein kinase isoform X3, with the translated sequence MTHQTGSRPFCEQRTKKTQNQAMAPSTRTQASLLLNPFLLLICSSVSSAIGQEARPRPLLRWKSTLSPANGGDQPSSPLLSWLPAKPTCSWSGIRCDTTGHVTEISLPGAGLHGMLGALNFAAFPALTKLNLTGNNTTGAIPANVTGLMYLELSGNSLSGEIPNTLPAMVRGMRYLNLSSNWLRGPMPRWLSDMREMRSFNVSNNKLTGEIHPDLFTNCPEITSFHAQTNSLAGGIPPEISNATKLQSLLLYNNRLYGQIPVEVGRLTNLRFLFRTEFPEWAYSQFGWEHDKACISGFLQQQSHWENAARNHEFD